A window of Dromiciops gliroides isolate mDroGli1 chromosome X, mDroGli1.pri, whole genome shotgun sequence contains these coding sequences:
- the FAM50A gene encoding protein FAM50A isoform X2, with protein sequence MAQYKGAASEAGRAMHLMKKREKQREQMEQMKQRITEENIMKSNIDKKFSAHYDAVEAELKSSTVGLVTLTDMKAKQEALVKEREKQLAKKEQSTELQLKLEKLREKERKKEEKRKISSLSFTLDEEEEPEEEDEEDGVEEGVRGEDMNKNRRGSYPQRVNSLNGEAVPSKKRKLGKNPDVDTSFLPDRDREEEENRLREELRQEWEAKQEKIKSEEIEITFSYWDGSGHRRTVKMKKGNTMQQFLQKALEILRKDFSELRSAGVEQLMYIKEDLIIPHHHSFYDFIVTKARGKSGPLFNFDVHDDVRLLSDATVEKDESHAGKVVLRSWYEKNKHIFPASRWEPYDPEKKWDKYTVRG encoded by the exons ATGGCTCAGTACAAGGGCGCCGCCAGCGAGGCGGGCCGCGCCATGCATTTGATGAAGAAGCGGGAGAAGCAGCGAGAGCAAATGGAGCAGATGAAGCAGCGGATCACCGAG GAGAACATTATGAAGTCAAACATTGACAAGAAATTCTCAGCTCATTATGATGCAGTAGAAGCTGAGCTCAAGTCCAGCACCGTGG GTCTTGTGACCCTGACTGACATGAAGGCCAAACAGGAAGCGCTGGTGAAGGAGCGGGAAAAGCAGTTGGCCAAGAAGGAACAGTCTACAGAACTTCAGCT AAAGCTAGAGAAACTTCGAGAAAAGGAACGCAAGAAGGAAGAGAAGCGGAAGATCTCGAGTCTATCCTTCACCttggatgaggaagaggaacctgaggaagaagatgaggaagatgggGTTGAGGAAGGTGTAAGAGGAGAAG ACATGAACAAGAACAGACGTGGTTCCTACCCTCAGAGAGTTAACAGTCTGAATGGAGAAG CAGTCccttcaaagaagagaaaattgggGAAGAACCCCGATGTGGACACAAGCTTTCTTCCCGACCGTGACCGAGAG GAAGAGGAAAATAGGCTCCGAGAGGAACTTCGGCAGGAATGGGAGGCCAAGCAGGAGAAGATCAAGA GCGAAGAAATTGAAATCACGTTTAGCTACTGGGATGGATCTGGACACCGAAGGACTGTAAAG ATGAAGAAGGGGAACACAATGCAACAGTTCCTGCAAAAGGCACTGGAGATCCTGCGGAAAGACTTCAGTGAGCTGAG GTCAGCAGGAGTGGAACAGCTGATGTACATCAAGGAGGATCTGATTATACCTCAT CATCACAGTTTCTATGACTTCATTGTCACCAAAGCCAGAGGGAAGAGTG GCCCACTCTTTAACTTTGATGTCCATGATGATGTTCGGCTGCTCAGCGATGCCACAGTAGAGAAGGATGAG TCACATGCAGGAAAGGTGGTGCTAAGAAGTTGGTATGAGAAGAACAAGCATATTTTCCCAGCCAGCCGCTGGGAACCCTATGACCCAGAGAAAAAGTGGGACAAATACACGGTGAGGGGCTAG
- the FAM50A gene encoding protein FAM50A isoform X1 produces the protein MWRAFLIMSPLEMSWIVVLLRRTKFITADHHNVKQSCLGGNHEKVIGTLGEENIMKSNIDKKFSAHYDAVEAELKSSTVGLVTLTDMKAKQEALVKEREKQLAKKEQSTELQLKLEKLREKERKKEEKRKISSLSFTLDEEEEPEEEDEEDGVEEGVRGEDMNKNRRGSYPQRVNSLNGEAVPSKKRKLGKNPDVDTSFLPDRDREEEENRLREELRQEWEAKQEKIKSEEIEITFSYWDGSGHRRTVKMKKGNTMQQFLQKALEILRKDFSELRSAGVEQLMYIKEDLIIPHHHSFYDFIVTKARGKSGPLFNFDVHDDVRLLSDATVEKDESHAGKVVLRSWYEKNKHIFPASRWEPYDPEKKWDKYTVRG, from the exons atgtggagagcatttctcatcatgagtcctttggaaatgtcttggatcgttgtactGCTAAGAAGAActaagtttatcacagctgatcatcacaatgTCAAGCAGAGTTGCCTTGGGGGGAATCATGAGAAAGTGATTGGAACTCTAGGGGAG GAGAACATTATGAAGTCAAACATTGACAAGAAATTCTCAGCTCATTATGATGCAGTAGAAGCTGAGCTCAAGTCCAGCACCGTGG GTCTTGTGACCCTGACTGACATGAAGGCCAAACAGGAAGCGCTGGTGAAGGAGCGGGAAAAGCAGTTGGCCAAGAAGGAACAGTCTACAGAACTTCAGCT AAAGCTAGAGAAACTTCGAGAAAAGGAACGCAAGAAGGAAGAGAAGCGGAAGATCTCGAGTCTATCCTTCACCttggatgaggaagaggaacctgaggaagaagatgaggaagatgggGTTGAGGAAGGTGTAAGAGGAGAAG ACATGAACAAGAACAGACGTGGTTCCTACCCTCAGAGAGTTAACAGTCTGAATGGAGAAG CAGTCccttcaaagaagagaaaattgggGAAGAACCCCGATGTGGACACAAGCTTTCTTCCCGACCGTGACCGAGAG GAAGAGGAAAATAGGCTCCGAGAGGAACTTCGGCAGGAATGGGAGGCCAAGCAGGAGAAGATCAAGA GCGAAGAAATTGAAATCACGTTTAGCTACTGGGATGGATCTGGACACCGAAGGACTGTAAAG ATGAAGAAGGGGAACACAATGCAACAGTTCCTGCAAAAGGCACTGGAGATCCTGCGGAAAGACTTCAGTGAGCTGAG GTCAGCAGGAGTGGAACAGCTGATGTACATCAAGGAGGATCTGATTATACCTCAT CATCACAGTTTCTATGACTTCATTGTCACCAAAGCCAGAGGGAAGAGTG GCCCACTCTTTAACTTTGATGTCCATGATGATGTTCGGCTGCTCAGCGATGCCACAGTAGAGAAGGATGAG TCACATGCAGGAAAGGTGGTGCTAAGAAGTTGGTATGAGAAGAACAAGCATATTTTCCCAGCCAGCCGCTGGGAACCCTATGACCCAGAGAAAAAGTGGGACAAATACACGGTGAGGGGCTAG